The following are encoded in a window of Bradyrhizobium guangdongense genomic DNA:
- a CDS encoding zinc-binding metallopeptidase family protein: MREFKCPHCGQLSAFEASECNGCTQPLMFDPENMAMVGVKSALECVNRNIIGCNWCAVATTPYCLSCSLTQVIPSTQNTQNVSLWTRVEDAKRRLIYDLRRLRLPIASAGGFQLAFEILSDEHGPVLTGHESGLITVNLAEADDVQREIRRVSFREPYRTLLGHFRHEIGHFYWNALVHEGGFLSPFRLVFGDETENYQAALAAYYARQDWSDDPTSHISMYATSHPWEDWAETFAHFLHIVSTLDSLAGLPLSLDARAQHTLNDPYLESDFGALLELWAPLALTINRLNRSLGLADAYPFDISPAVKGKLHLVHMAISAFRNRHESRAAR; this comes from the coding sequence ATGAGAGAGTTCAAGTGTCCTCATTGTGGGCAGCTATCGGCCTTCGAGGCTTCCGAATGCAATGGCTGTACGCAGCCGCTGATGTTCGATCCTGAGAATATGGCAATGGTTGGCGTGAAAAGTGCCCTTGAATGCGTGAACCGGAATATCATCGGTTGCAACTGGTGCGCTGTTGCGACAACTCCCTATTGCCTGTCCTGCTCCCTGACCCAGGTCATTCCCAGCACGCAGAATACGCAAAATGTCTCGCTTTGGACGCGCGTGGAGGACGCCAAGCGCAGACTGATCTACGACCTGCGACGGCTCCGCCTGCCCATCGCGTCCGCTGGTGGATTTCAGCTGGCATTCGAGATTCTGTCCGACGAGCACGGGCCGGTCCTGACCGGGCACGAGTCCGGCCTGATAACGGTCAACCTTGCGGAGGCGGACGATGTGCAACGCGAGATCAGGCGTGTTTCCTTTCGCGAACCCTATCGCACCCTTCTTGGTCATTTTCGACACGAAATTGGGCACTTCTACTGGAATGCGCTGGTACACGAAGGAGGCTTCCTATCGCCCTTTCGGCTGGTGTTCGGCGACGAGACCGAGAATTACCAGGCTGCGCTTGCTGCCTATTACGCCCGTCAAGATTGGTCGGACGATCCGACAAGTCACATCAGCATGTATGCGACATCTCACCCCTGGGAAGACTGGGCCGAAACCTTCGCCCACTTCTTACATATCGTTTCGACCCTGGATTCGCTGGCAGGACTTCCGCTGTCTTTGGACGCGCGCGCTCAGCACACGCTAAACGACCCTTATCTCGAAAGCGATTTTGGCGCACTTTTGGAGCTGTGGGCCCCGCTCGCACTTACGATCAACCGCCTCAACCGCTCGCTAGGGCTTGCCGACGCGTACCCATTCGACATTTCGC